A part of Kiritimatiellia bacterium genomic DNA contains:
- a CDS encoding phosphatidylglycerophosphatase A, whose translation MRTLWNRIGVSLATGLGLGYSPFAPGTVGSVWGVLIVILLYPALPWPRQALLSLGLSLVAIPICDVAERHFGKKDPHCIVADEYLTFPISMIGLPVSWSTWWILPIAFCSNRFFDIVKLPPANQLQRLRGGLGIVIDDVFAALYSLAANHAAYYVLSRWLS comes from the coding sequence ATGAGGACCCTCTGGAACCGGATCGGTGTCTCGCTGGCCACGGGCCTCGGGCTGGGCTACAGCCCCTTCGCGCCGGGCACCGTCGGCTCGGTCTGGGGCGTCCTGATCGTGATCCTGCTCTACCCCGCCTTGCCTTGGCCGCGCCAGGCCCTTTTGTCGCTGGGTTTGTCGCTCGTCGCGATCCCGATCTGCGACGTCGCGGAACGGCACTTCGGCAAAAAAGACCCGCACTGCATCGTGGCGGACGAATACCTGACCTTCCCGATCTCGATGATCGGCCTGCCGGTCTCGTGGAGCACGTGGTGGATCCTGCCGATCGCGTTCTGCAGCAACCGGTTCTTCGACATCGTCAAGCTCCCGCCCGCGAACCAGTTGCAGCGGCTGCGCGGCGGGCTCGGGATTGTCATCGACGATGTCTTTGCCGCGCTGTACAGCCTGGCAGCCAACCACGCGGCCTATTACGTTCTTAGCCGCTGGCTTTCCTGA
- a CDS encoding peptide chain release factor-like protein: MLSKPKSDQLSLRMAKLGVRESDLDEQFIRGSGPGGQKINKTSSTVWLRHRPSGIEIKCGRERSQALNRYLARRELCDRLEEKILGAKSARQQAIEKIRRQKRRRSRRQKERMLADKRHHSAIKQARSARGFSGD, from the coding sequence ATGCTCTCCAAGCCCAAATCCGACCAACTGTCCCTGCGCATGGCGAAGCTGGGCGTGCGCGAGAGCGATCTGGACGAACAGTTCATCCGCGGCTCGGGACCGGGCGGACAGAAGATCAACAAGACCAGCTCGACCGTGTGGTTGCGGCACCGGCCGAGCGGCATCGAGATCAAGTGCGGGCGGGAACGTTCGCAGGCGTTGAACCGGTACCTGGCCCGCCGGGAACTCTGCGACCGCCTGGAGGAAAAAATCCTGGGCGCGAAAAGCGCGCGGCAGCAGGCCATCGAGAAGATCCGCCGCCAGAAGCGCCGCCGCTCCCGCCGCCAGAAGGAGCGGATGCTGGCGGACAAGCGGCATCACTCGGCGATCAAGCAAGCCCGCTCTGCCCGCGGGTTTTCCGGTGACTGA
- the pyrB gene encoding aspartate carbamoyltransferase, which yields MGKLYRDNPLKKIAWEAFHPLDPSEKGPYFLRDGRPYHALIAQQFTRPLLDGLCDLATQVRRIAKTRGGVLFLQDLLCEKRAMLYFAQPSTRTFLSFYAACQLLGLNPAEVRDTTTSSEIKGESPEDSIRTFSSFFDIIIMRHPAGGFAERIAWLLSNTDRPVPVINAGSGKDQHPTQALLDIYTLQRSFENRGGIEQKKIAFVGDLARGRTVRSLAWLLTLYPGVKQYFVAPPSLQIGPDILAELDRAGMAYELSSDLQAVIPEVDAIYMTRIQDEWDTAHESRDLDTSRFHFRVADLARLRPEAVIMHPLPRRREIEPGVDSDPRAVYWRQVRNGMWIRAALILTIFEREREIDRYYQDLTS from the coding sequence ATGGGCAAGCTGTACCGGGACAATCCGCTGAAGAAAATAGCCTGGGAGGCCTTCCATCCCCTCGATCCGTCGGAGAAGGGGCCGTATTTCCTGCGCGACGGCCGGCCGTATCACGCCCTGATCGCCCAGCAATTCACGCGTCCGCTGCTGGACGGGTTGTGCGACCTGGCCACCCAGGTGCGCCGCATCGCCAAGACCCGCGGCGGGGTGCTGTTCCTCCAGGACCTGCTCTGCGAGAAGCGCGCGATGCTCTACTTCGCCCAGCCTTCGACCCGCACGTTCCTGTCCTTTTACGCGGCCTGCCAGTTGCTCGGCCTCAACCCGGCCGAGGTCCGCGACACGACGACCTCGAGCGAGATCAAGGGCGAGTCGCCCGAGGATTCGATCCGCACGTTCAGCTCGTTCTTCGACATCATCATCATGCGCCACCCGGCGGGCGGCTTCGCGGAGCGCATCGCCTGGCTGCTCTCCAACACCGACCGGCCGGTTCCCGTCATCAACGCCGGTTCGGGCAAGGATCAGCACCCGACCCAGGCCCTGCTGGACATCTACACGCTCCAGCGCAGCTTCGAGAACCGGGGAGGGATCGAGCAGAAGAAGATCGCGTTCGTCGGCGATCTTGCGCGCGGGCGGACCGTGCGGTCGCTGGCCTGGCTGCTGACCCTGTACCCGGGCGTAAAGCAGTACTTTGTGGCGCCGCCCTCCCTCCAGATCGGCCCGGATATCCTGGCGGAGCTGGACCGGGCGGGCATGGCGTACGAGTTGTCCTCCGACCTGCAGGCCGTGATCCCCGAGGTGGACGCGATCTACATGACGCGCATCCAGGACGAGTGGGACACGGCGCACGAGAGCCGGGATCTGGACACCAGCCGGTTCCATTTCCGCGTGGCCGACCTGGCCCGGCTCCGGCCCGAGGCCGTGATCATGCACCCGCTGCCGCGCCGACGGGAGATCGAGCCCGGCGTGGATTCCGATCCCCGCGCGGTCTACTGGCGCCAGGTCCGCAACGGCATGTGGATCCGCGCCGCGCTGATCCTGACCATCTTCGAGCGCGAGCGCGAAATCGACCGCTATTACCAGGACCTGACCAGCTGA
- a CDS encoding class I SAM-dependent rRNA methyltransferase produces MWTSWVTSGSPLAIPPRGLARGRKPGLRLRSSCSWTTGPRTPRDSCRPAARASTGSRSKSPDCAPPGSRYDGRVGDPLPEPVTVRLKPGREKPVRRGHPWIFSGAVDSIQGRAAPGSVAEVHAHDGAWLARGLLNPGAMLQVRIYTRDASQAIDADFFRARLDAALAMRERLFGAADDRTNAWRMVFSESDGLSGLIVDRYAEVLSVQVGAAALAPHLPPLLEYLAGRTGLALHVRIEPDAVAREHLDLGGLVSPRPPAAERVVIRENGLAFAVDVAGGQKTGFFLDQRENRLRVAAYARGRRVLSAYCYTGAFEVYAAAAGASAIVGLDRSAPALELAREQHRLNGTTVPVEYREADVPEALRRYRDAGERFDLIILDPPRFVASQAQLEKGLRAYKDINLLALKLLSPGGVLATFSCSGLVSMEAFRTMLGWAEADSGRRVRINERLSQPADHPGLTHFAESEYLKGFICYAE; encoded by the coding sequence ATGTGGACGTCCTGGGTGACGAGTGGCTCGCCTTTGGCAATCCCGCCCAGGGGATTGGCACGTGGACGGAAACCGGGCCTTCGCCTTCGGTCTTCGTGTTCGTGGACGACGGGTCCGCGGACACCACGGGATTCCTGCCGGCCGGCGGCCCGCGCTTCTACCGGATCAAGGTCGAAAAGCCCTGATTGCGCGCCGCCGGGTTCTCGCTATGATGGGCGCGTGGGCGATCCGCTGCCAGAGCCGGTCACCGTCCGCCTGAAACCGGGCCGCGAAAAGCCCGTGCGGCGCGGGCATCCCTGGATTTTTTCCGGGGCTGTGGATTCCATTCAGGGCCGTGCGGCGCCCGGCAGCGTGGCGGAGGTTCACGCCCACGACGGCGCCTGGCTGGCGCGGGGGTTGTTGAATCCCGGCGCGATGCTGCAAGTACGCATCTACACGAGGGATGCGTCACAAGCCATCGATGCCGACTTCTTCCGGGCGCGGCTCGATGCCGCGCTCGCGATGCGCGAGCGGTTGTTCGGTGCTGCGGACGATCGGACCAATGCCTGGCGCATGGTGTTTTCGGAGTCGGATGGGCTCTCGGGCCTGATCGTCGACCGCTACGCCGAGGTCCTGTCCGTGCAGGTGGGCGCCGCCGCGCTGGCGCCGCACCTGCCGCCCCTGCTCGAGTACCTGGCCGGGCGGACGGGGCTGGCCCTGCATGTGCGGATCGAGCCGGATGCCGTCGCGCGCGAGCATCTGGATCTCGGGGGGCTGGTGTCGCCGCGCCCGCCCGCGGCGGAACGGGTGGTGATCCGGGAGAACGGCTTGGCGTTTGCCGTGGACGTCGCGGGCGGACAGAAGACCGGCTTCTTCCTCGACCAGCGGGAGAACCGGTTGCGGGTGGCGGCCTATGCGCGGGGGCGGCGGGTCTTGAGCGCCTATTGCTACACCGGAGCTTTCGAAGTGTATGCGGCGGCGGCCGGGGCTTCCGCGATCGTCGGGCTGGACCGCTCCGCGCCGGCGCTGGAACTGGCCCGCGAGCAGCATCGGCTCAACGGGACGACCGTGCCCGTCGAATACCGGGAGGCGGACGTGCCCGAGGCCCTGCGCCGCTACCGGGATGCCGGCGAGCGGTTCGACCTCATCATTCTCGACCCGCCGCGCTTCGTGGCGAGCCAGGCCCAACTGGAAAAAGGCCTGCGCGCGTACAAGGACATCAACCTGCTCGCGCTCAAGCTCCTGTCGCCGGGCGGTGTCCTGGCGACCTTCTCCTGTTCCGGCCTCGTCTCCATGGAAGCGTTTCGCACGATGCTGGGCTGGGCGGAAGCGGACTCCGGCCGGCGTGTCCGGATCAACGAGCGCCTGTCGCAGCCCGCCGACCATCCAGGTCTGACTCACTTCGCGGAAAGCGAGTATTTGAAGGGATTTATTTGCTATGCCGAGTGA
- a CDS encoding DUF2851 family protein, which yields MAYGVQSHGQFFPRAAAYPTPPTKERLCLREPEGRRRDFPWTERHLQCVWYDPALRPPGLRTAAGENVDVEDPGVWNLEAGPDFLGARLRVGGRRLAGDVEVHVHPRDWLQHGHADDPRYHRVRVHLTYFPGALNGRDLPAGIIQVSLKNALAAQPQFSFEVLDLTAYPYAARATPAPCSLVLREWDADRKIALLESAGEERLRRKAERLAAAIHEKGREQALYEEALAALGYKHNKGAFRGLAERVPVDALREAAGPEVLTAYAVLAGVAGLLPDQPSRQWDAETRTFIREAWDRWWKPRARWEGVILPRSSWRLAGLRPANRPERRLMAAACLFTHRPGLADEWIELAERFPEECIDRIIENLQVISNGYWDRHLTWGGRRQAQPAALVGESLARAMVNNIVVPFLAACEMPQAFERGLLRRLPVESGNQVVNQTAHSLFGPDYPPSYLRDGLRQQGLIQIFHDYCLNDRSRCATCNFPAFLGNS from the coding sequence ATGGCCTATGGCGTCCAGAGTCACGGCCAGTTCTTTCCCCGGGCGGCCGCCTATCCGACGCCGCCCACGAAGGAACGGCTTTGCCTCCGCGAGCCCGAGGGCCGGCGCCGCGATTTCCCCTGGACCGAACGCCACCTGCAGTGCGTCTGGTACGATCCCGCGCTTCGCCCGCCCGGCCTGCGGACGGCGGCCGGCGAAAACGTCGACGTGGAAGACCCCGGCGTCTGGAATCTCGAAGCCGGCCCGGACTTCCTCGGCGCCCGGCTGCGCGTCGGCGGCCGGCGCCTCGCCGGCGACGTGGAGGTGCACGTCCACCCGCGCGATTGGCTGCAGCACGGCCACGCGGACGACCCGCGCTATCACCGGGTGCGCGTCCACCTGACGTATTTTCCCGGCGCGCTGAACGGGCGCGACCTGCCCGCCGGAATCATCCAGGTTTCGCTGAAAAATGCACTCGCCGCGCAGCCGCAGTTCAGCTTCGAGGTCCTGGACCTGACGGCCTACCCCTACGCCGCGCGCGCGACGCCGGCCCCCTGCTCGCTCGTGCTGCGCGAGTGGGACGCCGACCGGAAAATCGCCCTGCTGGAATCGGCGGGAGAGGAGCGGTTGCGCCGCAAGGCCGAACGCCTGGCCGCCGCGATCCACGAGAAAGGCCGCGAGCAGGCCCTGTACGAGGAGGCGCTCGCCGCGCTGGGGTACAAGCACAACAAGGGCGCCTTTCGAGGACTCGCGGAGCGCGTGCCGGTCGACGCCTTGCGCGAGGCGGCGGGGCCCGAGGTCCTGACCGCCTACGCCGTGCTCGCCGGCGTGGCCGGCCTGCTTCCGGACCAGCCGTCACGCCAGTGGGACGCGGAGACGCGGACTTTCATCCGCGAAGCGTGGGATCGATGGTGGAAGCCGCGCGCCCGCTGGGAAGGCGTCATCCTGCCGCGGAGCAGTTGGCGCCTGGCGGGTCTGCGGCCGGCCAACCGGCCGGAGCGGAGACTGATGGCGGCGGCCTGCCTGTTCACACACCGGCCCGGCCTGGCGGACGAATGGATCGAACTGGCCGAGCGTTTCCCGGAGGAGTGCATCGACCGCATCATCGAGAATCTGCAGGTGATTTCCAACGGCTACTGGGATCGTCACCTGACCTGGGGCGGGCGGCGTCAGGCCCAGCCCGCGGCGCTGGTCGGCGAATCGCTGGCCAGGGCGATGGTCAACAACATCGTTGTTCCGTTCCTGGCTGCCTGCGAAATGCCGCAGGCCTTCGAACGCGGCCTGCTGCGCCGGCTTCCGGTCGAATCGGGAAACCAGGTGGTGAACCAGACCGCACACTCGCTCTTCGGCCCCGACTATCCGCCATCCTATCTTCGCGATGGCCTGCGCCAGCAGGGCCTCATCCAGATTTTTCACGACTACTGCCTCAATGACCGTTCCCGCTGCGCCACGTGTAATTTCCCAGCTTTCCTTGGAAATTCATGA
- a CDS encoding LamG domain-containing protein, which produces MALGTNTSQSIALELPNLPLLFVRVDEIARSTPLDSDSDGLDDLYELSHAAVLDPLNPDDAGADADGDELSALQEKAIGTNPGNPDTDEDGMPDGWEAEHELNPLVNDAAADPDNDDLPNLGEYLARTDPHNRDTDSDGLTDGWEIIHEFNPLSDGGVEQGLIVRLPFDEGDVGIVPGKTRVTSWTGVLRFMVASNWVDGLGGKALWFDGVNDYVSVDQSAGSIITGAPFTVMATVWRETDSAEPYPTILSDGQWFSGSRWPGYLLRYQSDLNSLRGLAGSSNSPTPGVSMASWSPDMDNQWVNLALTHDGTTCRLFVNGRLAGSVLSPFDAVNNTELFIGCGHVNQPDSYWKGKIDDVRFFRTALESNQLGQVNEWIGDADEDGLINGVEFDLETDPQDADSDEDGLSDYDELLVHGTSPIVSDTDADGLPDGWELAHGMDPQSDDAADDPDLDGLTNLQEYQAGTDPRDADSDDDTLSDYQEVIVHGTNPLSADTDADGLPD; this is translated from the coding sequence ATGGCACTGGGCACCAACACCTCGCAATCCATCGCGCTGGAGCTGCCGAACCTGCCGCTGCTGTTCGTCCGGGTGGATGAGATTGCCCGCTCGACGCCGCTGGACAGCGACAGCGACGGACTCGATGACCTGTACGAATTGAGCCACGCGGCCGTGCTGGATCCATTGAATCCGGATGACGCGGGGGCGGACGCCGACGGCGACGAACTGTCCGCGCTGCAGGAGAAAGCCATCGGCACGAATCCCGGGAACCCGGATACGGACGAAGACGGCATGCCGGACGGCTGGGAGGCCGAACACGAACTGAACCCTCTCGTGAACGACGCGGCCGCGGATCCCGACAACGATGACCTCCCGAATCTCGGGGAATACCTGGCCCGCACCGATCCCCACAACCGGGACACCGATTCGGATGGGCTCACCGACGGATGGGAAATCATTCACGAGTTCAACCCGCTTTCCGACGGCGGCGTCGAACAAGGCCTGATCGTCCGCCTGCCCTTCGACGAGGGAGACGTCGGCATCGTCCCGGGCAAGACGCGGGTCACTTCGTGGACCGGCGTCTTGCGGTTCATGGTGGCCAGCAATTGGGTGGATGGACTGGGGGGGAAGGCCTTGTGGTTCGACGGGGTCAACGACTACGTCTCCGTGGATCAGTCGGCGGGCTCCATCATCACGGGCGCCCCGTTCACCGTCATGGCCACGGTATGGCGGGAGACCGACAGCGCGGAGCCCTATCCCACGATCCTATCGGACGGCCAGTGGTTCTCGGGATCCCGCTGGCCGGGATACCTTCTTCGTTACCAGTCCGACCTGAACAGCCTCCGCGGCCTGGCCGGCTCCAGCAACAGCCCGACCCCGGGCGTGTCCATGGCCTCCTGGAGCCCGGACATGGACAATCAGTGGGTGAACCTCGCCTTGACTCACGATGGAACCACCTGCCGCCTGTTTGTTAACGGGCGATTGGCCGGCTCGGTCCTTTCCCCGTTCGATGCCGTGAACAACACCGAACTGTTCATAGGCTGCGGGCACGTCAACCAGCCGGATTCCTACTGGAAAGGCAAGATCGACGATGTCCGGTTCTTCAGGACGGCCCTTGAATCCAACCAGCTCGGCCAGGTCAACGAATGGATCGGCGATGCGGACGAGGACGGGCTGATCAATGGCGTGGAGTTCGACCTGGAAACCGATCCACAGGATGCCGACTCGGACGAGGACGGGCTTTCGGACTATGACGAACTCCTCGTGCACGGCACCAGCCCCATCGTCTCCGACACGGACGCCGACGGCCTGCCCGACGGATGGGAGCTGGCTCATGGGATGGATCCCCAGTCGGACGACGCGGCGGACGACCCGGACCTGGACGGGCTGACCAACCTGCAGGAGTACCAGGCCGGCACCGATCCGCGCGACGCGGACTCCGACGACGACACGCTCTCCGACTACCAGGAAGTCATCGTGCACGGCACCAATCCCCTCTCCGCCGACACGGACGCCGACGGCCTGCCCGACG